A region of Limisphaera ngatamarikiensis DNA encodes the following proteins:
- a CDS encoding DUF5615 family PIN-like protein, protein MSEAIRLLADMNISPLTVALLQQQGWDVIRVSDRLPVNAPDWEVLRLAREEGRILITHDLDFSSLLAISGWPKPSLITLRLYNVDPNTVARHIDRVLRRFGQRLLEGYAVSVDEQSVRLRPLPIS, encoded by the coding sequence ATGAGCGAAGCAATACGTCTGCTCGCCGACATGAACATCTCGCCCCTAACTGTTGCGCTATTGCAACAGCAGGGCTGGGATGTAATTCGTGTTTCGGATCGGCTGCCGGTCAACGCACCGGACTGGGAAGTGCTGCGACTTGCCCGGGAAGAAGGTCGCATTCTCATAACCCATGATCTTGATTTTTCATCACTTTTGGCAATTTCTGGATGGCCAAAACCCTCCCTGATCACGCTTCGCCTGTACAACGTAGATCCCAATACGGTCGCACGCCATATAGATCGTGTTCTGCGGCGATTCGGGCAACGCTTGCTCGAAGGCTATGCAGTCAGCGTAGATGAACAAAGCGTCAGATTACGCCCTTTGCCTATTTCCTAA
- a CDS encoding ribonucleotide-diphosphate reductase subunit beta, which yields MMELPAFGSRRIRVEDKRLINCHEVDVNQLMPIKYAWAWEHYLNGCKNHWMPSEIPMARDIELWRSNKLTDDERLVILRNLGFFATAESLVGNNIVLAIFRHVTNPECRQYLLRQAFEEAIHTHAFLYIVESLGLDDGEVFNMYREIPAVARKDEFEMELTREVLRPDFTTATVEGARAFLKNLIGYYVIMEGIFFYSGFAMILSFHRQNKMTGIGEQFQYILRDETIHLNFGIDLINGIKAENPELWTPEFQREVQQLIEEAVELEVAYAYDCLPRGVLGLTAPMFREYVQYIADRRLERIGLRARYGSKNPFPWMSETIDLLKEKNFFETRVTEYQQAAALSWDE from the coding sequence ATGATGGAACTTCCCGCCTTCGGTTCGCGCCGCATTCGCGTCGAAGACAAGCGCCTGATCAACTGCCACGAGGTGGACGTCAACCAGCTCATGCCCATCAAGTACGCCTGGGCCTGGGAGCATTACCTCAACGGCTGCAAAAACCACTGGATGCCTAGCGAAATCCCCATGGCCCGCGACATCGAGCTGTGGCGTTCCAACAAGCTGACCGACGACGAGCGGCTGGTCATCCTGCGCAACCTGGGCTTCTTCGCCACGGCCGAAAGCCTGGTGGGCAACAACATCGTGCTGGCCATCTTCCGCCACGTCACGAACCCGGAGTGCCGCCAGTACCTGTTGCGCCAGGCCTTTGAAGAAGCCATCCACACGCACGCCTTCCTCTACATCGTCGAAAGCCTGGGCCTCGACGATGGTGAAGTCTTCAACATGTACCGTGAAATCCCGGCCGTGGCCCGCAAGGACGAATTCGAAATGGAGCTGACGCGCGAAGTGCTGCGGCCCGACTTCACCACAGCCACCGTCGAGGGCGCCCGGGCGTTTCTGAAAAACCTGATCGGCTACTACGTGATCATGGAGGGGATCTTCTTCTACAGCGGCTTTGCCATGATCCTCTCCTTCCATCGCCAGAACAAGATGACCGGCATCGGCGAGCAGTTCCAGTACATCCTGCGCGACGAGACAATCCACCTGAACTTCGGGATCGACCTGATCAACGGCATCAAGGCCGAAAATCCCGAGCTGTGGACGCCCGAATTTCAGCGTGAGGTGCAGCAGCTCATCGAAGAGGCCGTCGAGCTGGAGGTGGCTTATGCCTACGACTGCCTGCCACGCGGCGTGCTGGGTCTGACGGCGCCCATGTTCCGGGAGTACGTCCAGTACATCGCCGACCGACGCCTGGAGCGCATCGGCCTCAGGGCCCGCTACGGCTCGAAGAATCCGTTCCCCTGGATGAGCGAAACCATCGATCTGCTCAAAGAAAAGAACTTTTTCGAGACGCGGGTCACCGAATACCAGCAGGCCGCCGCGCTCTCGTGGGATGAGTGA
- the metE gene encoding 5-methyltetrahydropteroyltriglutamate--homocysteine S-methyltransferase: MIQATNLGFPRIGLHRELKWAVEGYWAGRTSEDALQETARQLRARHWQWQQEAGLDQIPSNDFSLYDHVLDTIALVGAVPERFGWKGETVDLTTYFAMARGVQEKELEARGLEGTGVPPLEMTKWFDTNYHYLVPEFHPEQRFRLASTKPIDEYLEAKALGIETRPVLLGPVSFLLLGRATVAHLDPLTLLDRLLPVYAEVLHRLKAAGARYVQMDEPCLVLDLPPGARQAYEQAYAALNRPEHPALVLTTYFGGLEENLPLALSLPVAAVHLDLVRAPEQLDSALAHLPEDRILSLGLVDGRNVWRTDLDVAASMLRRAVDALGRERVWVGPSCSLLHVPIDLDAEPELDPEIRPWMAFARQKLDEVVTLKCLVNEGEAAAGDRLEAARRARQERLTSARRIDPEVRRRLATLSPEMSRRGRPFAERYALQRTRLKLPPLPTTTIGSFPQTDELRRQRAAFRRGELSRAAYEQFLEATIAETIARQEAIGLDVLVHGEPERSDMVEYFAEQLQGFLVTQNGWVQSYGTRCVRPPILYGDVARRSPMTVRWTTFAQRCTARPVKGILTGPVTILQWSFVRDDQPRADTCRQIALALRDEVADLEAAGIAVIQIDEPALREGLPLRRRDWPAYLEWAVECFRLASCVVRDETQIHTHMCYADFEDILEAIAALDADVISIEAARSRMALLDAFRRFHYPNAIGPGVYDIHSPRVPSVEEIEALLERALEVIPAERLWVNPDCGLKTRRWAEVEPALRHMVQAAVQPRQDQTPPLGPTPSGRLTG; this comes from the coding sequence ATGATCCAGGCAACGAATCTCGGTTTTCCCCGCATCGGGCTCCATCGTGAACTGAAGTGGGCCGTCGAGGGCTACTGGGCCGGCCGCACGTCGGAAGACGCGCTGCAGGAGACGGCACGCCAGCTCCGGGCCCGCCACTGGCAATGGCAACAGGAGGCCGGGCTTGATCAGATTCCTTCGAACGACTTCTCGCTCTACGACCACGTGCTCGATACGATCGCGCTCGTGGGCGCCGTGCCCGAGCGTTTCGGCTGGAAGGGCGAGACCGTGGACCTGACCACCTACTTTGCCATGGCCCGGGGCGTCCAGGAAAAAGAGCTGGAAGCGCGGGGACTGGAAGGCACCGGCGTTCCGCCGCTGGAAATGACGAAGTGGTTCGATACGAACTACCACTACCTGGTGCCCGAATTCCACCCGGAGCAGCGCTTCCGGCTCGCCTCCACGAAGCCCATCGACGAATACCTGGAGGCTAAGGCGCTGGGCATCGAAACGCGGCCGGTGTTGCTGGGACCGGTCTCGTTCCTGCTGCTGGGCCGGGCGACGGTGGCGCACCTCGACCCGCTTACGCTGCTCGACCGCCTGCTGCCCGTCTACGCCGAGGTGCTACACCGATTGAAGGCGGCTGGCGCCCGCTACGTGCAGATGGATGAGCCCTGCCTGGTGCTTGACCTGCCGCCCGGTGCCCGACAGGCCTATGAGCAGGCCTACGCGGCGCTGAACCGGCCCGAGCATCCGGCGCTGGTACTGACCACTTACTTCGGCGGCCTCGAGGAAAACCTGCCGCTGGCGCTCTCGCTGCCGGTGGCGGCCGTCCATCTCGATCTGGTGCGCGCGCCCGAGCAGCTCGATTCGGCCCTGGCCCACCTGCCTGAAGACCGCATCCTGTCGCTGGGGCTGGTGGATGGCCGCAACGTCTGGCGCACTGACCTCGACGTGGCCGCCTCCATGCTGCGGCGGGCCGTCGACGCCCTCGGCCGCGAACGGGTCTGGGTTGGTCCCTCCTGCTCGCTGCTGCACGTGCCGATCGATCTGGACGCCGAGCCCGAACTCGACCCGGAAATCCGTCCCTGGATGGCCTTCGCCCGCCAGAAGCTGGACGAGGTGGTCACGCTCAAATGCCTTGTCAACGAGGGCGAGGCAGCCGCAGGGGATCGGCTCGAGGCAGCCCGCCGGGCGCGTCAGGAACGCCTGACTTCTGCGCGTCGGATCGACCCGGAAGTGCGGCGGCGCCTGGCCACGCTTTCGCCCGAGATGTCCCGCCGGGGCCGTCCTTTTGCCGAGCGCTACGCGCTGCAGCGCACGCGGCTGAAGCTGCCGCCACTGCCCACTACCACGATCGGCTCGTTCCCCCAGACCGACGAGCTGCGCCGGCAGCGCGCGGCCTTTCGGCGGGGCGAGCTGTCCCGCGCGGCCTACGAGCAGTTCCTGGAAGCCACCATCGCCGAGACAATCGCCCGCCAGGAAGCCATCGGGCTGGACGTGCTCGTGCACGGCGAGCCCGAACGCTCCGACATGGTGGAGTATTTTGCCGAGCAGCTTCAGGGCTTTCTGGTCACACAAAACGGCTGGGTGCAGAGCTACGGCACGCGCTGCGTGCGCCCGCCCATCCTCTACGGCGACGTGGCGCGACGCAGCCCCATGACCGTGCGCTGGACCACCTTTGCGCAGCGCTGCACCGCGCGTCCCGTCAAAGGCATTCTGACCGGGCCGGTGACGATCCTGCAGTGGTCCTTCGTGCGTGACGACCAGCCCCGGGCCGACACCTGCCGCCAGATTGCCCTGGCGCTCCGCGACGAGGTGGCCGACCTCGAAGCCGCCGGCATCGCCGTCATCCAGATCGACGAACCAGCCCTGCGCGAGGGGCTTCCCCTGCGCCGCCGGGACTGGCCCGCCTATCTCGAGTGGGCCGTCGAATGCTTCCGCCTTGCCTCCTGCGTCGTGCGCGACGAGACCCAGATCCACACGCACATGTGCTACGCCGACTTCGAGGACATCCTGGAGGCCATCGCCGCGCTCGACGCCGACGTGATCTCCATCGAGGCGGCGCGCTCGCGCATGGCGTTGCTGGACGCCTTCCGGCGCTTCCACTATCCGAATGCCATCGGTCCCGGCGTGTACGACATCCACTCGCCGCGCGTGCCATCGGTGGAAGAGATCGAGGCGTTGCTGGAACGAGCGCTGGAGGTGATCCCGGCCGAACGGCTGTGGGTCAACCCCGACTGCGGCCTCAAAACGCGCCGCTGGGCCGAGGTCGAGCCCGCCCTGCGCCACATGGTTCAGGCCGCTGTGCAGCCGCGCCAGGACCAGACCCCACCCTTAGGGCCCACACCATCCGGCCGGTTAACAGGGTGA
- a CDS encoding ribonucleoside-diphosphate reductase subunit alpha, producing MPTIIKRDGRRVSFDAERIRRALEKAFRATLKLPADAPLSAELAEEIEALTGAVVRWCRDRAEVSVEEIQDEVERTLMRAGRYAVARRYILYREARAEARRRQQLTYRRADGTEAPFPHEALRVRIEAACDGLDDVDPGLVREELLRTVYPGIPEDELDKALILAARTHIEREPNYTYVAARLLLDALYREVFGRPVPPAEQAEACRAGFRAYLEHGVRLGRLDERLLQTFDLDRLAAALRSERDRQFTFLGLQTLYDRYLLHEPEGRRFELPQYLWMRVAMGLALAEDDPTARAIQFYELLSSFRFMNSTPTLFNAGTPHPQLSSCYLTTVQDDLGAIFKAIRDNALLSKWAGGLGNDWTPVRALGAHIRGTNGRSQGVIPFLKIVNDTAVAVNQGGKRKGAVCAYLEVWHLDIEEFLELRRNTGDERRRTHDMNTACWIPDLFMQRVRERRHWTLFSPDEVPDLHDLYGRAFRERYEHYEREAEAGRIRNWRRVEAVDLWRKMLSMLFETGHPWLTFKDPCNIRSPQDHVGVVHSSNLCTEITLNTSPEEVAVCNLGSVNLVAHVDERGELDRDRLRDTIRTAVRMLDNVIDLNFYPIPEARTANLRHRPIGLGLMGFQDVLYRRGLSYASEAAVELADELMEFIAYCAYEASSDLAAERGAYPTFKGSKWDRGLLPLDTLDLLEAERGEPVPVPRTARLDWDALREKIRRQGMRNSNVLAIAPTATIANICGVSPSIEPTYKNLYVKSNLSGEFTQPNPYLVRDLKARGLWDEEMLDDLKYYDGSVQEIERIPPELKERYRTAFEIEPRWLIQCAARRQKWIDQSQSLNLYLAAPSGRMLSETYQLAWQLGLKTTYYLRALAATQIEKSTLDINRRGIQPRWMKSRSPSSDIVVRRDGPACSPDDPSCEACQ from the coding sequence CTGCCCACCATTATCAAGCGGGACGGCCGACGCGTGTCGTTCGACGCCGAGCGCATCCGGCGCGCCCTCGAAAAAGCCTTCCGCGCCACGCTCAAACTACCTGCCGACGCGCCCCTTTCGGCCGAACTGGCCGAAGAGATCGAAGCGCTCACCGGCGCCGTGGTGCGCTGGTGCCGGGACCGCGCCGAGGTGTCTGTCGAAGAAATCCAGGACGAGGTGGAGCGCACGCTCATGCGGGCCGGACGCTACGCCGTCGCCCGCCGCTACATCCTCTACCGCGAGGCCCGCGCCGAGGCGCGCCGCCGCCAGCAACTCACCTACCGCCGCGCCGACGGCACCGAAGCACCGTTTCCGCACGAAGCGCTGCGCGTGCGCATCGAAGCGGCCTGCGACGGTCTGGACGACGTCGATCCCGGGCTGGTCCGAGAAGAGCTGCTGCGCACGGTCTATCCGGGCATTCCGGAAGACGAACTGGACAAAGCGCTGATTCTGGCGGCCCGCACGCACATCGAACGCGAGCCCAACTACACGTACGTGGCCGCCCGGCTGCTGCTGGACGCGCTCTACCGCGAGGTCTTCGGACGCCCGGTGCCGCCCGCTGAGCAGGCCGAAGCCTGTCGCGCCGGCTTCCGGGCGTACCTGGAGCACGGCGTCCGCCTGGGCCGCCTCGACGAGCGCCTGCTCCAGACGTTCGACCTCGACCGCCTGGCCGCGGCGCTCCGCTCCGAACGCGACCGTCAGTTCACCTTCCTCGGGTTGCAGACGCTCTACGACCGCTACCTGCTGCACGAGCCCGAAGGCCGCCGCTTCGAGCTGCCCCAGTATCTCTGGATGCGCGTGGCCATGGGGCTGGCGCTCGCCGAAGACGATCCCACCGCCCGCGCCATCCAGTTCTACGAGCTGCTTTCGAGCTTCCGCTTCATGAACTCCACGCCCACGCTCTTTAACGCGGGCACGCCCCATCCCCAGCTTTCGTCCTGCTACCTGACCACGGTGCAGGACGACCTGGGCGCGATCTTCAAGGCGATCCGCGACAACGCGCTGCTTTCGAAGTGGGCCGGGGGGCTGGGCAACGACTGGACGCCCGTCCGCGCTCTGGGCGCCCACATCCGGGGCACCAACGGCCGCAGCCAGGGCGTCATCCCCTTCCTGAAGATCGTCAACGACACGGCCGTGGCCGTCAACCAGGGCGGCAAACGCAAAGGCGCCGTGTGCGCCTATCTGGAAGTGTGGCATCTGGACATCGAGGAGTTTCTGGAGCTGCGCCGCAACACGGGCGACGAGCGCCGCCGCACGCACGACATGAACACCGCCTGCTGGATTCCGGATCTGTTCATGCAGCGCGTGCGGGAACGCCGGCACTGGACGCTCTTTTCGCCCGACGAGGTGCCCGATCTGCACGACCTCTACGGCCGCGCCTTCCGCGAGCGCTATGAGCACTACGAGCGCGAGGCCGAAGCCGGCCGCATCCGCAACTGGCGCCGCGTCGAGGCCGTCGATCTCTGGCGCAAAATGCTCTCGATGCTGTTCGAGACCGGCCATCCCTGGCTCACCTTCAAGGACCCCTGCAACATCCGCTCGCCCCAGGACCATGTGGGCGTCGTCCACTCGTCGAACCTCTGCACCGAAATCACGCTGAACACCTCGCCCGAAGAGGTGGCCGTTTGCAACCTGGGTTCGGTCAACCTGGTGGCGCACGTGGACGAGCGGGGCGAGCTGGATCGGGACAGGCTGCGCGACACGATCCGCACGGCCGTGCGCATGCTCGACAACGTGATCGATCTCAACTTCTACCCGATCCCGGAAGCCCGCACCGCGAACCTGCGCCACCGGCCGATCGGCCTGGGCCTGATGGGCTTTCAGGACGTGCTCTACCGCCGGGGACTCTCCTATGCCAGCGAGGCCGCCGTGGAGCTGGCCGACGAGCTCATGGAATTCATCGCTTACTGCGCCTACGAGGCCTCGTCGGACCTGGCAGCCGAGCGCGGTGCCTATCCCACGTTCAAGGGCTCCAAGTGGGATCGTGGCCTGCTGCCGCTCGACACGCTCGACCTGCTCGAAGCCGAGCGCGGCGAGCCGGTGCCCGTCCCGCGCACAGCCCGCCTCGACTGGGACGCGCTGCGCGAAAAGATCCGCCGCCAGGGCATGCGCAATTCGAACGTACTGGCCATCGCCCCTACAGCCACCATCGCCAACATCTGCGGCGTCAGCCCGTCGATCGAACCCACCTACAAAAACCTCTACGTCAAGAGCAATCTCTCGGGCGAGTTCACCCAGCCCAACCCCTACCTCGTGCGTGATCTTAAAGCACGAGGCCTCTGGGACGAGGAAATGCTGGACGACCTGAAGTATTACGACGGCTCGGTGCAGGAGATCGAGCGCATCCCGCCCGAGCTGAAGGAGCGCTACCGGACGGCCTTTGAAATCGAACCGCGCTGGCTCATCCAGTGTGCGGCCCGGCGCCAGAAGTGGATCGACCAGAGCCAGTCGCTCAACCTGTATCTGGCCGCGCCCAGCGGTCGCATGCTCAGCGAAACGTACCAGCTCGCCTGGCAGCTCGGCCTGAAGACCACCTACTACCTGCGGGCGCTGGCCGCCACCCAGATCGAAAAATCCACGCTCGACATCAACCGCCGCGGCATCCAGCCCCGCTGGATGAAAAGCCGCTCGCCTTCGAGCGACATCGTCGTCCGCCGCGACGGGCCCGCCTGCTCGCCGGACGACCCGAGCTGTGAGGCCTGCCAGTGA
- a CDS encoding outer membrane lipoprotein-sorting protein translates to MKPFLTCARLLRTVLLWWTAAFFSGTLMVRGAESAERAGRDIIQRIRSMTPEAALTNRGRLVVRPARPQPPFEVPLQLAVFPLETGWCTLYEAGPDAEGVRVRLWIRHRPDGPPNVFRAACGRDEPLPKEGAPLPSSEWMRPVAGSDFTPADLAMAFLWWPRQRLIRSEMRRGQFCDVVESETDEAPPEGYVRVRAWWDRDTGGLVYAEAFDAEGRLMKEFLPRRFRKVQGRWEVTELEMIHRQRGSRTRLVFELP, encoded by the coding sequence ATGAAACCGTTTTTGACCTGCGCCCGGTTGCTCCGGACCGTTCTGCTCTGGTGGACGGCAGCCTTTTTCTCCGGAACCTTGATGGTGCGTGGCGCCGAGTCTGCCGAGAGGGCGGGCCGGGACATCATCCAGCGGATTCGCAGCATGACGCCCGAGGCAGCTCTCACCAATCGGGGACGGTTGGTGGTGCGTCCGGCCCGCCCACAGCCGCCCTTTGAAGTACCGCTTCAACTGGCGGTGTTTCCGCTGGAGACGGGCTGGTGCACCCTGTACGAGGCCGGGCCGGACGCGGAGGGCGTCCGGGTCCGTTTATGGATCCGGCACCGGCCCGACGGCCCGCCCAACGTGTTCCGTGCCGCGTGCGGGCGCGACGAACCTCTGCCGAAGGAGGGAGCCCCGCTGCCATCGAGCGAATGGATGCGGCCCGTGGCGGGGAGTGATTTCACCCCCGCAGACCTCGCCATGGCGTTTCTTTGGTGGCCACGACAGCGGCTGATCCGTTCCGAAATGCGGCGCGGACAGTTCTGCGACGTGGTGGAGAGCGAAACCGACGAGGCCCCGCCGGAAGGTTATGTTCGGGTGCGCGCCTGGTGGGATCGCGACACGGGCGGGCTGGTTTATGCCGAGGCGTTCGACGCCGAGGGTCGGCTGATGAAGGAGTTTCTGCCGCGACGCTTTCGAAAGGTCCAGGGGCGTTGGGAGGTCACGGAACTGGAAATGATCCACCGCCAACGCGGCAGCCGCACCCGACTGGTGTTTGAGCTGCCCTGA
- a CDS encoding DUF433 domain-containing protein: MKPLDRITINPEICLGQPTIRGTRITVSTILKLLAAGKTVQEVLEAYPELEAEDIYQALAYAAWHVSEQVHPDLPEQA; the protein is encoded by the coding sequence ATGAAACCGCTGGATCGCATCACGATCAACCCGGAAATCTGCCTGGGTCAGCCCACCATCCGGGGGACACGCATCACGGTCAGCACCATCCTGAAGCTGCTGGCTGCGGGTAAAACCGTACAGGAGGTGCTGGAAGCCTATCCAGAACTGGAAGCCGAAGACATCTACCAGGCGCTTGCCTATGCGGCCTGGCATGTTTCGGAACAGGTTCATCCGGATCTGCCGGAACAGGCATGA